The following are from one region of the Salvia hispanica cultivar TCC Black 2014 chromosome 1, UniMelb_Shisp_WGS_1.0, whole genome shotgun sequence genome:
- the LOC125190304 gene encoding receptor-like protein 20, whose product MWNETGDCCEWGGVGCDDSGHVISLDLSIERISGRIGESSALFRLTYLSNLNLLSNDFTTSEIPNQFHRLPNLRYLNMKISGFKGPFPSTLANLTELVDLDMSSNFLTGSIPSFHNCKNLELIDLNHNNLTGSLSHLHFKGLKNLNRLDLSHNSLNGTIPRHLFALPSLYILYLSNNQFSGQIKEISIVDHSNLGWLDLSDNRIEGLIPNFFFQLQNMSSLKLSDNLFNGTFELNKFQTLTSLSELTLSNNNLSVDTTNMSSSSHEFPPNLNILHVSSCNLHDFPNLRNLSYLADLDLSNNHLQGDIPSWIWGTEMISLNLSLNLLTDLQKPYHIPGSLQTLDLHSNLLSCEFPLLRPDANESDYYFANFLFLANNSLAGVIPTSICSISRLMVLDLSFNNFDGSIPPCLLGESYYLKVLNIRGNNISGVIPDAIIGECALKTFDVSDNNLGGKIPKSLANCNELAVMNVGNNNFDDSFPCKALPESLKVLVLRSNRFHGELRCGKSWPDLQILDISSNGLSGTLDSLNFSSWRGMMLPSQAHLKRNRSASDILSANDLYRDEVTITVKSVEVKIVKIWPDFTSIDLSSNRFQGEIPYAIGNLSSLYLLNLSHNSLSYAIPRSLGALRVLGSLDLSSNKLIGRIPEDLAKLNFLSVLNLSYNHLTGLIPTGTQFQTFSADSFEGNAGLSGYPLNGSFNHYPPGPSPSDDSESKDEEIEWEYVFAALGYVVGFGSIAWTLLFCRRLRERYFEKIEEGC is encoded by the coding sequence ATGTGGAATGAGACGGGTGATTGTTGCGAATGGGGAGGTGTGGGATGTGATGACTCGGGGCACGTTATCAGTTTGGACCTTAGCATCGAGCGCATCTCTGGCAGAATTGGTGAGTCATCAGCCCTTTTTCGGTTGACATACTTGTCGAACCTTAATCTCCTTTCTAATGACTTCACCACAAGTGAGATTCCTAACCAATTCCATCGTCTCCCTAATTTGAGATACcttaatatgaaaatttctGGTTTCAAGGGACCATTTCCATCCACGCTGGCCAACCTAACAGAGCTAGTTGACTTGGATATGTCAAGTAACTTTCTCACTGGTTCAATTCCTTCATTTCATAATTGCAAGAATCTTGAATTGATAGATCTTAATCATAATAATCTAACAGGCTCACTTTCTCACTTGCATTTTAAAGGTCTTAAAAACCTTAATCGTTTAGATCTAAGCCACAATTCGTTGAACGGCACCATTCCTCGCCATCTTTTTGCCCTACCTTCACTTTATATTCTCTATCTATCCAACAACCAATTCAGTGGACAAATCAAAGAGATTTCCATTGTAGACCACTCTAACCTTGGTTGGCTAGATTTGAGTGACAATAGGATTGAAGGTCTTATTCCTAACTTCTTCTTCCAGCTTCAAAACATGTCAAGTCTCAAGCTTTCTGACAACTTGTTCAATGGCACTTTTGAGCTGAATAAGTTCCAAACTCTCACAAGTCTTTCGGAACTTACTCTTTCAAACAATAACTTGTCAGTTGACACAACCAACATGAGTTCAAGTTCGCATGAATTCCCTCCCAACTTAAATATATTGCACGTGTCATCCTGCAATCTGCATGATTTCCCAAATCTTAGAAATCTATCCTATTTGGCAGATTTGGACCTCTCAAACAATCATTTGCAAGGGGATATTCCTAGTTGGATTTGGGGAACTGAAATGATCTCTTTAAACCTTTCGCTTAATCTTCTAACAGATTTGCAAAAGCCTTACCATATACCGGGTTCTCTTCAAACACTAGACTTGCACTCTAACCTTTTGAGTTGTGAGTTTCCCTTACTACGTCCAGATGCAAACGAATCTGATTATTATTTTGCCAATTTCTTGTTTCTCGCAAACAATAGCCTAGCCGGAGTAATCCCAACCTCCATCTGCAGTATATCTCGGCTCATGGTTCTCGACTTGTCTTTCAATAACTTCGATGGTAGCATACCTCCATGCCTACTTGGAGAAAGTTATTACCTTAAGGTGCTCAATATCAGGGGAAACAACATTAGTGGTGTTATCCCTGATGCAATAATTGGGGAGTGTGCCCTAAAAACCTTTGATGTTAGTGATAACAACTTAGGTGGGAAGATTCCAAAGTCTTTGGCAAATTGTAATGAATTAGCAGTGATGAATGTTGGAAACAACAACTTTGATGATAGTTTCCCTTGTAAGGCGTTGCCAGAGAGCTTGAAGGTTCTTGTGTTGCGCTCCAATCGATTCCATGGAGAGTTGAGATGTGGTAAGAGTTGGCCGGATCTTCAAATTTTGGATATATCTTCAAATGGTTTAAGTGGCACTCTTGATTCCCTAAACTTCTCAAGTTGGAGAGGAATGATGCTACCAAGTCAGGCACATTTAAAGCGAAACCGTTCAGCCTCCGATATTTTGAGTGCAAACGATTTATATCGGGATGAGGTGACTATAACTGTGAAAAGTGTAGAGGTGAAGATTGTGAAGATTTGGCCTGACTTTACATCCATTGATTTGTCTTCCAATCGTTTTCAAGGAGAAATACCATATGCAATTGGCAATCTTAGCTCACTTTATCTTCTCAACTTATCCCACAACTCTCTCAGTTATGCAATCCCGAGATCATTGGGTGCCTTGAGAGTGCTTGGGTCGCTCGACCTCTCTTCAAACAAGCTCATCGGGAGAATACCAGAGGATCTTGCCAAACTCAATTTCCTTTCAGTTTTGAACTTGTCATACAATCATCTCACTGGACTGATTCCAACTGGCACTCAGTTTCAAACGTTTTCGGCAGATTCATTTGAAGGAAACGCAGGGTTATCTGGTTACCCACTCAACGGAAGTTTCAACCATTATCCACCTGGTCCATCGCCATCAGACGATTCAGAATCAAAAGATGAGGAGATTGAGTGGGAATATGTGTTCGCTGCACTTGGTTATGTTGTGGGATTCGGAAGCATTGCATGGACACTGTTATTTTGCAGGAGGTTGAGAGAAAGATACTTTGAGAAGATAGAAGAAGGTTGTTGA